GGACGCAGGAAAAAATTTCCGGGGGGGgggttaaaaaataagaataattaccgttattttgaaataatattattaattattagaaattaatcatccattcatttttttaggaGGGGGGGGATTAACCCTCAAAACCCCTCCTTGCGTCCACCACTGACTCTACTGTAAATTAGGTATCGAGTTGGTCACAGTtaaggatattttaaatttgaattcatgaATACGATAAACGATTATCAACGGAGGCGGTCTGTTATCCTATATCATTAAGTACATttcatgatttattatttgatatttaaattaaaccaatttatttacatacttaaacatacattaaaaacagatttaaatCACAAATCTAGTGTGGACGACTTTTTTACCTACGCATTATCAATATATGCGATTCTTCACTCATCCCATATACTAATTGTGCAAATTTTGTTGTAggtacaatttgtatatttcaaataaaggaaaaataaacaattttattttgacaaacAACGATCTGTTATgcacattttaacaatatgcAGTTGTTGTTATGAGTATATTTGGAAGTTGTCAGTAGATTATTGTGATTTGTGGGTGAAGTCGGTATTCAGTGATACcaattcagtatttttttttttattaaaattattataacttacaaaaattaaattataaaaattatacacggTTATCTATCTCTTTTAAGAGGCCGCAACacctgcatgtgttgtctccgtcttacatgTACgtaacataacaaatttatgctcagcagatcacgtttagctccgttagtttaaaaattagagtgaatcgACCTACTATGAAACTTGATGGttagaacattatctgtgtttgtatgttggttttttacgattattaagtttttaaatgagttatgagcatttttaatttacgttatgttatatacgcataacttgctaaaaaattgaactatctgaaaaaacaacatacaaacacagataattttCTTACCATCAAGTTTCATGATAGGTCGATTCactctaaatttttaaactgacgGAGCTAAACGTGATCTGCTGAGCACACATTTGCTATGTTACGTActtgtaagacagagacaacacatgcgggtgtgACGCCCTCTTAAGCTATAAGCTTGTATTACAGATAAAGGGCAATACAATCTTagctaaaatttatatatacatgcatagCAAATTAACGACAGAAAAAGaaataagtataggtatacaaaatacaaatagtaaACAATTTAGACACAGCAAGACAgcaatataagttataaaatacgagtatatacatCAGAATatccgatatattattatttataaaatataaaatccgcCCGGATCCATTAGTCCGGTGGTATAAATcgtgtgtattataaaatcaggGCAGGGCATTTATAAGAACTAAAAAACGCAAGAATATGCCacagaaaacgtaattattatattgtattatatacagtaaaaacaTAGAAATGTGCACATGTTttagattaattatacattattaaaaaaaaaaaaaaaagtttttcggAAAAACCACACAAATAAtcgaataaattgaatataatttatcatttggaAACTTGTATCAGAAACTTGTCGCCATTcgccaaaaaatattctaaattctaaTACATATTGTCGAATAGTCGattgaaaaaagttaaacgagtaacataatataacagtatgtgtttataatatcgaACGAGACTTAGAGGACGATAGCTATAATGGatgtataaacataacatCTATAAACGGACAATACGAATTGAAATCGTTTCGGTTTCGTCGACAAACGGAATATAAATGTGAAACGAAAAAACCGTTAAACGAAATACCACGTTGCTGTGTGATCGTTTTTactattagaatatttataagaaaacgcCGTACAATACAACAAAAGACAATTATCACAAACACGAATCATAACAGCCAGATGTGCGCGCTCCTCATAaatttgttgattattttgaaatcgaCGTTGGACAACAGGTCGCGAACGTTCTTCAGGTACTTCTCGGCGGCGCTAATGTTGCTGTCGACCAGAGCGATCAGCTCGATGAACGTTTTCGGCCTGTCCGCGGCCGCTTCGTCCGCCACGGCCGTCCAGTCGGTGGCCGTCGGACCGAACAGTCCGTCGCCCAACTCGGCCATGTGCGTCTCGATGGCGCGCCTCGCCAACCGGAACCCGCGGTCGTCGCGCGCCGGGTTGGCGGCCACCTCGACCAGCGTCCGGTAACACGACCTGTCCGGGCCCAGCGCCAAGTACGACTTGTACTTGTCCAGCAGCGCACTCACCGACATCCACGTGAGCTCGTACTCGCCCACCGGAACCCCGTTGCCGCCGTTCGGATCACCGAcgtcgtcggcggcggcggcggcgttggCGGCCACAACGGTGGCGGCAGCTTTCGCACGGGCCACGGGGTGGGCCGTGGCCAGCAGCCGGTGGCTGCGACAGTGTTCGACGTGCACGAGCACGTGACCCATCAGCGTTACGAGCACGGCGGCGATGAACTTCTTCTGGTACGTGACCAGTTCGCGCGTGCCGAACACCCATTTGCGGACGGCCGCGCGGTACACGGCCGACAGCCGTTCGGCGGCCGACCGCCAGTCGACGCCCACGCCCGCGGGCATGACGCCGCTAGTGCGGAGCGCGTCTTCGTCGGCCGCCACGTCGTTGAGGTACAGACAGCGCGGCGCGAAGTCCTCCTCGTGTATGCCGCCGTCCCTGAGCAGGTCGGGCCGCCGCTGCACGACGGCCGTCACGTTCTCCAGCACGTACTTCTCGAACAACACCTGATCGCGCCACGGCCACCAGCCGGTCGCGCCGCCCACGCCCCGCGCCTTGCACAGGGCCAGGTACCGGTTCAGCTCGCGGCTGACGTGGTCGACGGCCCGGACCAGCCACCGGACGCCGCACTTCGGCCGGCCGGCCGCCGACAGTTGTTGACCGCGCGCCCCGTTGGCGTACAGGTCGAGCAGCCACAGCCACCGGGCCGTGGGCTCCGGCCGGCTGCTGGCCACGAACAGCATGCGCGTCACCAGCGGCCCGTAACCGGCGGCCAGCTGCACGGCGGCCGCCGCGTCCCGGCTGCGGGCCAGCGTGTCGCGCACCGTCCGCACGTGGATGGCCGCGTTGTGGGCGCACGCGCACTGGAATTCGTCCACCGAGCCCGACACCGCGTACACCGCGGCGTACTGCTGCAGCACCGCCAACAATATCAATCGCAATCGAACCGGAGGCTTCATGTCCTCGGTGCAGTCGTCACGTACGGGTAACGTTCGGTTATTAGGTATTTGGTATTTGGTCGGGTCGGGTATAATGTATCGCGTGGCGCATTCGAGTTCGCGGGTTGAAATAACGAAAACGACACGGCCGACGCTGCTTACGGGTGCCGCTGCACTGATTTCGCTATTTTAGATTGTCGTCGTTTTCTATATCGATCGTCGGTAGGCACAgcgttttacgatattttttcaGACGTTGTTTGCACACCCACCGGGCCCCGTACAGCAGTGCTTtacggcaataataatatggttgtgcgtgtacatatatacagAGCGTGCCCGGGTATCGCGCGCATACTTTGAGGACGATCTCGTCAACAGTCGGCGAGCGGAATCAAAAACCGATATTTCGCGGTGTTTTTCTGGCGGGTGTAGTGTGCATACTCTGTACGTATTGCTGAAGATCGGTCCGATTTGGGAGATAAGTCCCAATAacgctaaaatattaaaaatcgtttGTTTATGTCATTATAGTTGATTTGCATTTTGTGTAGGGAGATTTAGCCCCccaccacacacacacacacattaaaTTCAGTCAAATCTCACGCGGtagttatgtaattatattcgtTGACACATATACGAGGGTTTTGGGAAATTGCAAAATTATCACAGtgtgtcattattattgtaatatgtttgcataaacattaaaattgaacaaaGTTATCACCATAAGTAAGACCAAAACGAAAAATCGTTTTCAATTCCACtaactgatattatttatttatttatgtataataaacggaTATTAACACTTTAgcaattagaataattataagtacagTTCAgcttatcttataatatattttggatacaaaaagaaacaaaaattattatggtaatattcAATAGCTAAAGAaagaataaatacatagtacAGTAAAACTCATTAATTAACAATCAATGGTTACACAAAGAGAAaagataagaataaaaaataataataatatttaaacaggagaatttaaatttaaagcaaaataaacattttgtctAATTACAAAACGCGACATAGCAAAAAAATCAACATGATCCATTATACTGTTAGCCAAAGATAGTGCTATGGGAAAAAAAACGAGGtggaagtataattatttttggaaacaatgaaaaaaattagattttcttAATACGTGAGTTTGTACATTAAAACCAATGTGAGACAATAATTCGGgagaataaatgaataaataagacCATTTAATAAGTCAAATAAGAACATAGTATCCGCAACATTTCTCCTCAAATCACAAGACGCAATCCCCAATTGGGAAATCTGCAATTTATATGATTCttttgtaataggtatatttaattatattatgatgagaTCGTTCTCAATTTTGTACGGGAAACGAAGAAAACGCTctgtatatacgatatatcgATGGTAGCACGTCTCgttgtttgtttttcaatcGTGCGCATTTCCTCGTTTGAGTATACTTACAAAATGTACCTAAGTACTATCGATTATAATGacagtgtaataatatgtacagtaCAACACAATGCATACAACAAATACGGGTATACAGAGTGCTTTTATtactagaaatattttacgcctaagtattgaaaatttaaaaatgaaatacttatCTGAAATTGCGTCCATCTATGAAATTTTTCCCACTTTAATTCTAATCGTGAAAATAATCTGGtacttatttgaaaatgaaaaagtaattatCAAGACTTTTCCATTGAGTATTcacatattgaattttaaccaAGAGGCAAATATGTGGGTCATGGAACCCAAATTATGTTtaggaaaacaattttataaaatgtaatgtaatgtaaaattaatctataatctttaaatagtacattttgtttatcagaccttattacattttttgtctTGCAATTGCAGATTAAGAAAtgttcgtaaaataaataaaaaataacacgttAACGTGTAGTTATCGcgcaatattacaataataaaattgaatttatcggAAAATCGAATAGACGATGATAACCGATAACCATAAGTACCAAACattctatattctattattattgctaccGCTTGTGtagttatatttcaaaaatattttgaaattattttaatttaaaataatcagaaaaatatctgcctatacacaatttatattactcaAACGTGTAAATTCTGTGTGAACACTACatttgtttaatgttattattacaacttacaatatattactacTAGGACTATGATGTACAAAGACCGCAGaactttttttagtttttattaattaagataactttaatttttaaaggtttagtaaatatagttaagtttcttaaaatatcaattccCTGTGAGatacattcaaataatattgttaccaCTGTATCCCCATctcataatagaaaatattttttcattatcaactataggtaattaattttagattacaCTTCAatccgtttaaaaaaaaaatttctctcaaatgtaataattgtatttacatttaaaacgaACAATTTgtcaattaatcattaaatctATACATTTAGTATCAAAATTGTTACTGAAATATGTTcgttaattatcttaaattataattataggtaatttaaaaaattgacacatttaataaatatatttttttataacaatttaaataaaaaataataattttttaaataattataatagtaagaaAGGGTGgttctaattttaaagaaaaagtcTGTTTGTTGAAACACTATACAATCCTTAATAAACATGTAcaatttaagtgtttaaaaatatataagtagtcTTTcagtatactataattataccaacacaaaaattctaaaaattagaatttaaataaatttattattaaagaaaaacgtTGGAATAAGTAATTTGTTTGCTTGATATgccctgtatatattatttgctatACATTacgtaattgtataatattatgttatgacgTGGTGacaccaatataataaaacacatgaattttgaatttcacatCGAAATATGgtacctaatttttaatttttgttaaaataactatgaatgttataatcataaatataaataatataatattattataattgacatttaatatttcttattcttACTCGTAATCTTCGTTTTCATTCTACtcctataatttgttttttattttaatgctattttccgttaaatttgaattaaagtattattgaatattttttttaaccgtcaatattaaaatttacctacctacatttgttctttaataattaattaaaaagtaataaaaacaacattgtaggtatattttatcattattagatACATAAGTTATTCAAATCGTAATtgcagaaataaaaataatattgtcacaaatcgtcaatatattaaacaaacatcAAACGTATTTAACTTATCGATATTTGATggatgcaaaaaaaaaattactatctaataataaattaactaattaacttGAAATATTGTCTATAGGTAAATCCACAATGATAGAAGCTGATGTTATTACTGGTCATTTGATCGATGAACCTCAAACAGAAGGAGAGAAAACTGACCGAATACCAATAATGGGTCATCCTCCTTCCATAACTTCAGACTTGAGTCttcaagaatttttaaacGCATGGAACAATTCTGATAAAACTATAAAGCTTGATTTCAAATCAACCGAAGCATTTAAACTAGCCTCGCcaatcattgaaaatacttataaagtaaGTATCTTTTAACAGAATTGCGGCACCTCGCGaagaatgattaattattcatttattcatgttttatGTTAGTAGTGATCATCAAGGCTGGGTATcaacgaattaaaaattaaaatcaagtcAAAACGTTAAGTTAATTAActcgttacatttttttccaaattaacttttaacttaataagttatttttttttaagattaacgTGATAACTTCAagttaattttgttcaaaactatctaaattaagttaatttttatctgaAGAATAATgcaagaataattaaaaattttaggaTTTACTTTAGAAAATCAGATTTATCGGTagctagttggtactttgatgtatcattttaaatttccctGGTAATTTTCTTGAACGTAAAGAAAAACTatctaataaacaatattattcttatggaattttttaattttgcaaatgagaaaattttaacattaaactaagttaagttacttttttttttaaagttaatttttaacttaacgagttaaaaaaaatcgttaactTGTCCAGACTTAGATCATAATTATCTACAAAGATACGTCGGCAtactttaagtttaatatcatCAATAAATAGCTCAACACTTAACATGTTAATGATGTTCTAATACAAAtagtttagtttaaaaattaaaaaaaaaaatcagacagAATATAATAGCAACGATAAATAAGCTTGTGATAATAATTGGTacgacaataaatttaattaattactgaaaacgtttaaaaatcaaagttgTAATTATGTTGtctattgaaatgtatataatttaaaccttTGACGttaagtaataattgaaatgttCTTAgcgtgtaaaataattttgatatgaatGATATGATGTATGAGCAAGGTTATCATGCTAATAATTCATTGTACCATTTGTACTTATACTAATAGTAcaaattacacaaaataacaCATTTAAGTATTAGTGGTATGCCGGtgcatgtgtataaatataagagtgttcttattttattatagttttatacaatcattataataataataaaattaatactatgcAGTTGACCCAGTTAGGTTTAATTGATCTAAACGGGATTGTTCTAATTACCTATACGTGTCTTTAATCAATTTTCGTGTAAATTCAActtaagaattaatatttagattaattatcataatatagtatgtgtaATATGGAACgcgatttgataaaattaaaggaTGTATATAATCTTGTATAAATAACGTATACGTGCGATATATACTatagtgattattttaatggttattattatcgtgtggGTCCACGGGAAAATATGCATCTAAAAAAGTGGCGTGACAATTCATAAGTCCAATCCGATTACCACGTCTTCAGGTTTAATAAGACCATATAATACCTAGTTTATAGTGACTGATTACTTATGATTTTACTAGGATTCGCCTCCAAACCGCCAACCTTGGTTGAATGCAGATATCTTACCTGGTCCCGGTCCAGGAAAAAGTCCCGGAGTAGACGCAGACACTTTCCTGAGAATATCGTCAAAAAGTTTTCCTGATTCAATTTTATCGTTAGGCTGGACTACTGAACGCAACGATAATGGTACCTATAATcgtttgtattatacaaataagcacggattaaattaatttttaacttaatcatattatatactgtgatTTAAGCATACTAAATGCGGCTAACGTGATTGTTATGGCCTATGACGATAAACCCGCATTATGAATTTTTCAGCCAAGTATTCGGAGAATCACATAAACGACATGGTAGACGtactgtttaaaaacaaatacatgaaACCTGTGACTTACGCGGTACGAGCGTCGTTTGCAGTCAATTCGATATCGGAACTTCAATATCTGTTGGAGACGTCGCCGGTTGGCTCCACTCTAACCGTCTGGTGTAGTGACCCTAAGGATATCATCAATTATCCAAAACTGGTACAGCTGATAAATACCGTTGGAAAAAATCGAGTGTACCTGGATTTACCTGATGAAATGTCTAAGGTTTTTTCCGAGATGTATTCAACgagtattaatagtatagcGAGCAATAATGTTGGAAGCCAGTCTTTGTACCTGGCGTCATTACTTGCGCTAAAAaacgtattcctttaaaactTTTTCCATATCAAttgggtaaaataaaaaaaccgatagaaaaaatactgtatgatgtgtaaataaataaatgtcttttgttattttaacattatagaaCCTTTCAGTTTTCtcaacaataacatattaataccaTTCTGCACACCTATACctattgtacttatataaatatacaattatattcttgACACACACGTGTAATCCCTATAGACACTATTTATGTAATGCGCTACACAAATTTGTAACCATTTTTAACTTAGCATAGATGCAACCTACACACTACCTATGATGACAATTGTTATACTGTCGAAACTCGGAATTCACATCACGGCGAAAAGTGATTCCCAAGTACAGTACTTGTTATACGATATGTATATGTTCAGATAAGAATATAGCTGAAggcaattttagaaaatatgcatatttatcAATGCAGGCACGTATACAGGAGGCTTTGAACACCTCCTCCGAAATACTTTCAAAAAATACTTAGacatagctatgtaaaatacaatttcgaatttgttttatttattgtattgtgtaAGATCTGACTAATGACGTTCATGTTCCGcataacacatatattatacttacaatcCTTATACTTAGTTTACATCCTTGGTGTATCGTATCCGTCGgtgttatatttacaattaatacgaTTCACCGTGTTTAATGCTGTATACGATGTTTCATCTATTTCTCGATACAATACGTATTTGGTGTTTATAGCTCATGCGGGTCGATTCATCGGCCATGAACATGTTGTCATGTTCATATAACTCTATatacaaaaacgaatcatCTGTTaagtacacataaatattatgtattaaagattttattatcaGTCATTATTTCGTTAATTAGGTAACATCGTGAAGTATTTTAtccttgaaaatataaaaaagaagaaacaatattgttttgtataaacaaggcattttattaacataattaataaataaaaaaaacctggCTTACTAACTCAAgcagaaaatacattttccgtctcatatttaaaaattaaaggatacgatcataatttataataaaaaatttccatttaGAACTCTTGGCCTAGTATTGAATGTACCTATTgatgttacaatattattaccagtgttttgttttatttgtttgtcgtCATCGCCTTTTGAAACACTAAAAATGCTTAGACTTTCAActtcaacattttttctagtagaaaaataaatctagtTGCCAAACGGTccttttttttggggggggggggaagGTGATCAGAAGAAAAAGTTGTAAAGTTGTAAAATGTCATTGCTTTAAGTACCAAATCTacctaagtatataatataagtataataacttatcaaaaagcttgaaaatattcaatacctTGCCCTGATCTCGCGATTTTTTTACACTGGTTACAAAAAACCCGAAAGTACTTGcaaagtacctattattataaaggcaAAGTCAACATTTCTACAAATGTGTGTTAgccttatttaataatagcataccaaataaaatataaaaacaaattaaataatataacaaaaacatataatatttatttatgaaaaactgaaaaacaaTGTATACTGTTTTCAATAGCCATACTATATGGGCTATATGCTTGTGTTACACGTTACACCTGACACACAAACAAAACAACCGACGGACGAATTTTTTTGTGCGTTTCCACCACGTACGGCGCGGCGTCCACGTTGAGCTGTAGTCACCGTAAACTCTGTTCCAGCTCCGCGGCCGGTTATCGAATCCGAAGACGTTTACACATCGGCCGGTATTGATAATCCGTTTAGTACCTCGGCCGAAGTTTGCATAGGAATGCATTCAAGTCCGGTTGCTCCGATCGCGCTAAATGTGACGTATATGTTCGGCGTGAAACTACACGATTTCCTCGACGGACCCGTCAAGTCGCCGCTCGCCTGCACGTCCCGTTTGGCCGTATCCGCAGAAACCGGCCGCGTTGACGCCTCCGAAGACGGCGATTGCAGCTGAATCGCATCGTCCGCGCCATACACCACTGCAATGTTGGGCATCGGACAATACGGTCTTGTCGCCACACCAGAAAACTCGCGACATACTTTTGCTGACCGACCATTCGCGGGTGGTTCGGCTGGAACCTGCAGCATCGCCAGACGCTCGGCCGGAGCAGACGGCGATCCGGTCTCGCCACCGgatgtaatagtattattttcaaacacgATAATGAATGTAATGATGCGGTATAATATCCGTTGATATAGTTATAGTTGTACGAAACtacgaaaaatgtatgtttaatatacttttagaaggaaaaaataatatgttagacGCGTACCTATTCCTCGTAACAATAACACGacagaaacaaatattatgtgtttcaaCAGTATACACATAGTTGTCAATATAGCAGCAGCAGCTAGCAATAGacgtttatagtttttgtatccgaaatacattttaattctaatacaATAGAACCTCGATTAATCGTCACTATCTATCAGGACCAGAGCCTTGACGGATACGGGATAATCAAAAAGACGGTTTAACGAGTaacgaaaatttttttacacataccTACagcatacttattatttattcttttttcaattattatggctgaatttttaaaacaaagaaaTCGGCAATCGCAATcgtaattatgttaattgtattaatacttctaatgtattattatta
This sequence is a window from Rhopalosiphum maidis isolate BTI-1 chromosome 1, ASM367621v3, whole genome shotgun sequence. Protein-coding genes within it:
- the LOC113549360 gene encoding protein FAM151B, producing the protein MQMNLTLFVDFILDVIMQVFTTQTNQTSLITATWDHAINSKVKLQSALTSKSTMIEADVITGHLIDEPQTEGEKTDRIPIMGHPPSITSDLSLQEFLNAWNNSDKTIKLDFKSTEAFKLASPIIENTYKDSPPNRQPWLNADILPGPGPGKSPGVDADTFLRISSKSFPDSILSLGWTTERNDNAKYSENHINDMVDVLFKNKYMKPVTYAVRASFAVNSISELQYLLETSPVGSTLTVWCSDPKDIINYPKLVQLINTVGKNRVYLDLPDEMSKVFSEMYSTSINSIASNNVGSQSLYLASLLALKNVFL